The sequence CCTTCTGCCAATTGTGATAAAGGAACAGTTCCAATATTTATAAAAATTCCATCAATTTCTATTTCTCTTATTTCATTTGTTTTAATATTTTTTATTTTTATTTTTTCAACTTTATTTTTTCCTAAAATTTCAAGAACTGTTGTATTATTCTGCAATTCTATATTAACCCTATTTTTAACATCATCTATTACGGCTTTTGTTGCAATAAATTCATCTGCAAAATCAAACAAATAAACCTTTTTGCATAAATCAGTTAAAACTTGCGCAGATCTAAAAGCAGAATCTCCACCACCTATAATTGCTACTGTTTTATCTTTAAATAATGGTGCATCACATGTTGCACAATATGCAACTCCTTTTCCCAATAATTCTTCTTCGCCTGGAATATTTAAATGTCTATAAACACTGCCTGTTGTTATAATAACAGATTTTGCTTTGATAGAAAAATCATTATTCCTTAATAAAAATCCTTCTTCAATTTTATCTATATCAGTTATTTCCTGCATTTCTACTTTAATATTTAATTTATCTAACTGCTCTTGTAGTTTCATTCCAAATTGTAAACCAGGAGCAGGATCAAAACCAGGATAATTTTCCAATAAAGGAGCATTATTTATTAATCCACCAATTAAACCTTTTTCTAAAATTATTGTTTTTAAATTTGATCTTGCGGTGTAAATTCCTGCCGAAGCACCTGCAGGCCCGCCACCTATTATTGCAACATCATATTCTTCCATGTAAATCACCTATTTAAAAATCCAAGGAATAAAATTAGATATAAATCCAATTATTGTAATATACATTAATCCTTTAACTAAATTTTTATTTTTTATATTTATTCTTATTATATGATAACCATCAAGAATAGGTAAAGGAATTAAATTCATTATCCCTACAAAGAAATTCAAAATTAAAATTAAAGCCAAAGTAGTATATACAAAAGTTAACCATTCAAATCCTTGTTTGAATTTCATAATTGGAGAAAAACCTTTCTCTGTTGCATATGAGTATAAAATTTTTTCATCAATATTTTTAATGAATTCTCCTTTATCAGTTAACACAATAACTGATTGATTATATGTTAAATTCAAAGTTGATAAATTAGTTTTTCCATCTACTGAATATATTTCAGTTCCTATGGGTAATCCTTCGCCACCTATTACAAAATATCCAGATTCTCTTAATGGAGAAGAGCCAATAATAAACAAAGATAAAAGAATAAATGCAATAATCATTGTAAAAATATTTGCAGTTGAACCTGCAACCATAACTCTTGTTTGTTCGATATCTTTTCTTTCATTTAAATCCTTTTCATCTGGATCAATAAATGCACCCATAGGAATAAAACCAAAAAATGCTAATCCACCAGAATCTAATTTAACAGAGGGGTTACATAATCTTGATAAAAATCCGTGTGATGCTTCATGAACTAATAATAAAATAACTAATGCAATAATACCTTCAAAAAATGGTAAATTTATTCCAGGCAATAATAAAGTCCCGCTTGGTTCAATAGGTACTGCATTGTTAATACCTAAGAAAACTGAAACTAAATTTAATATCACTATCCCGGAGTATAAAATTAAAGATGCAATTAAAAAAAATGAAAATCCGCCTAAAATTAAAATAGTCATTAAAATTATTTGGGTAAATTCAAAACTTTTTATTCCTGCTAAACTCTGTGATGCTGCACCTATATCTATATTTGAAATTATAGATACAGTTAATGGAGCAATTAAAGGCATAACAAAAATTAATGTAAAAAATATTAGTAATAATCCCAAAATAAAAGCAGATAAATTATGTATTAAACTTTCTTTTGAATTTTTAATTAAAAAATAAAATCCTAAAACTCCAAATCCCCATACAAGACCTATATCAGCAAACATTTTCCAAAAATTAGGAAATTTTTTAGCAATTGTATCAATCAATTCTAATCCTTTTTTTGTTCTTATTAATAAAATACCATATCCGCCATCCATTTTATGAAGTTTTTGAATTATAATTCCTGTTATTGCCAATAATAATACAATCACTCCAAACTTTAATAATACTGGAGAATCAGAATCAAAATTTAATAAAAATATAAATAAAGATAAAGAAATCAAAATTATTAAGATAGTTAAAATATTTTTATTATTTTTAACCTTTAAAAAAAAATCCATATAATTTTTTAATATAACAAATATTAAAAAGGTGTCTAATAATATCTATAATATGAATGAATGTGAAGTTTGTGGAAAAGCAGAAGCTGTATATCTTGTATTAATAGAAGGTGCTAAATTACAAGTATGTGGAAAATGCTCAAAAATGGGAGAGATAATCAGCAGTTTATATGAAGAACATAGAAAAGAAGAATTACGCGAGCGAGCAACAGAAAGACAATCAAAAGAATTATTTGGTACTGATAAAGAACTTATTGAAGACTTTGGTAAAAAAATATTAAACAAAATAAGAGAGATAGGAATCTCATATCATGTTTTAGCTGAAAGATTAAATGAAAAAGAATCTTATATTGAAAGAATCATTCAAGGTAAAACAAGACCTGATGAAAAATTAGCATATAAAATTGAAAAAGAATTAAATATTAAATTATTTGAAGAATCAAGCGCACCAGCAAGTTCTGTAACACTAGGAAAACACAGGGAAATAACACTAGGAGATGTAATAGAAATAGAAAAAAAGAAAAAATAATTAATTAATTCTTTCTTTTAAAATTTC comes from Candidatus Micrarchaeia archaeon and encodes:
- a CDS encoding FAD-dependent oxidoreductase — encoded protein: MEEYDVAIIGGGPAGASAGIYTARSNLKTIILEKGLIGGLINNAPLLENYPGFDPAPGLQFGMKLQEQLDKLNIKVEMQEITDIDKIEEGFLLRNNDFSIKAKSVIITTGSVYRHLNIPGEEELLGKGVAYCATCDAPLFKDKTVAIIGGGDSAFRSAQVLTDLCKKVYLFDFADEFIATKAVIDDVKNRVNIELQNNTTVLEILGKNKVEKIKIKNIKTNEIREIEIDGIFINIGTVPLSQLAEGLGIELDKNKFIKVDENRMTNIPGVFAAGDITGSWAQAIYAAAEGALAGSKVFEYLKNKKIKK
- a CDS encoding site-2 protease family protein; the protein is MDFFLKVKNNKNILTILIILISLSLFIFLLNFDSDSPVLLKFGVIVLLLAITGIIIQKLHKMDGGYGILLIRTKKGLELIDTIAKKFPNFWKMFADIGLVWGFGVLGFYFLIKNSKESLIHNLSAFILGLLLIFFTLIFVMPLIAPLTVSIISNIDIGAASQSLAGIKSFEFTQIILMTILILGGFSFFLIASLILYSGIVILNLVSVFLGINNAVPIEPSGTLLLPGINLPFFEGIIALVILLLVHEASHGFLSRLCNPSVKLDSGGLAFFGFIPMGAFIDPDEKDLNERKDIEQTRVMVAGSTANIFTMIIAFILLSLFIIGSSPLRESGYFVIGGEGLPIGTEIYSVDGKTNLSTLNLTYNQSVIVLTDKGEFIKNIDEKILYSYATEKGFSPIMKFKQGFEWLTFVYTTLALILILNFFVGIMNLIPLPILDGYHIIRINIKNKNLVKGLMYITIIGFISNFIPWIFK
- a CDS encoding multiprotein bridging factor aMBF1 translates to MNECEVCGKAEAVYLVLIEGAKLQVCGKCSKMGEIISSLYEEHRKEELRERATERQSKELFGTDKELIEDFGKKILNKIREIGISYHVLAERLNEKESYIERIIQGKTRPDEKLAYKIEKELNIKLFEESSAPASSVTLGKHREITLGDVIEIEKKKK